The following proteins come from a genomic window of Paucimonas lemoignei:
- the abgR gene encoding LysR family transcriptional regulator → MNWDDTRIFLAVCRKATLRGAARVLNVDQATVGRRIAALEKALGTTLFLRTSEGYVLTVAGEAALKSAEKMERSALELQRQIQGLDDRLTGEVRITTTDTLATDFLIPAIASLHRQHPDVKVRLDTSIQMLSLSKREADIAVRNIKPDNPDLITRCIARFPVGLFASADYARRHGEPVPGTAFAGHDLIMFQPYLENGREPTIVSEAISQGRLVATVNTGLMMRRSIAAGIGIGEVPVFLGEADGLKRLWPDRQRLGTYDIWLVTHEDLRHTARVRAVIEKIVEVFAAVS, encoded by the coding sequence GTGAATTGGGACGACACTCGAATATTTCTAGCTGTCTGCCGCAAGGCCACGCTACGTGGTGCGGCTCGGGTCCTGAATGTCGATCAGGCAACGGTAGGGCGCAGAATCGCGGCGCTGGAAAAAGCCTTGGGCACCACGCTGTTCCTGCGGACCTCGGAAGGCTACGTGCTGACGGTAGCGGGGGAGGCCGCGCTCAAGTCCGCGGAAAAAATGGAGCGCTCGGCGTTGGAGTTGCAGCGTCAGATTCAGGGCCTGGATGATCGCCTCACCGGGGAAGTGCGCATCACCACCACGGACACGCTGGCCACCGATTTTCTGATCCCGGCTATTGCCAGTCTGCATCGGCAGCACCCGGACGTGAAAGTCCGGCTCGACACGTCCATCCAGATGTTGAGCCTGTCCAAGCGCGAAGCGGACATCGCGGTCAGGAACATCAAGCCGGACAATCCGGACCTGATCACGCGCTGCATCGCCCGTTTTCCGGTGGGCTTGTTCGCCTCGGCCGACTACGCCAGACGCCACGGTGAGCCGGTGCCGGGCACGGCGTTTGCGGGCCATGATCTGATTATGTTCCAGCCCTATCTGGAGAATGGCCGAGAACCGACTATTGTTTCGGAGGCCATAAGCCAGGGGCGGCTGGTGGCAACCGTCAATACCGGGTTGATGATGCGTCGCTCCATTGCTGCAGGTATTGGCATTGGCGAAGTGCCGGTGTTTCTGGGTGAAGCTGATGGCCTGAAGCGTTTATGGCCGGATCGACAGCGGCTGGGGACGTACGACATCTGGCTAGTGACTCACGAGGATCTGCGCCATACGGCGCGGGTCAGGGCGGTGATTGAAAAAATCGTCGAAGTGTTTGCGGCAGTGAGCTGA
- the ycaC_1 gene encoding isochorismatase family protein, whose product MSTATPWKRLNKDDAVVLLVDHQTGLISLVQDFQPNEFKNNVLALADLAKFFKLPTILTTSFENGPNGPMVPELKEMFPDAPYIPRPGQINAWDNEDFVKAVKATGRKQLIIAGVVTDVCVTFPTLSALAEGFEVFVVTDASGTFNETVQQAAWARMSAAGAQLVNWFSVACELQVDWRNDMEGLANLLSPRIPNYRNLMNSYTALTAK is encoded by the coding sequence ATGAGTACTGCTACCCCTTGGAAACGCTTGAACAAAGACGACGCCGTTGTGCTGCTGGTGGATCACCAGACCGGTTTGATCTCGCTGGTGCAGGATTTCCAGCCTAACGAGTTCAAGAACAACGTGCTGGCCCTGGCGGACCTGGCCAAGTTCTTCAAACTGCCGACCATCCTGACCACCAGCTTCGAAAACGGCCCGAACGGCCCGATGGTTCCAGAGTTGAAAGAGATGTTCCCGGACGCGCCGTACATTCCGCGTCCAGGCCAGATCAATGCCTGGGATAACGAAGACTTCGTCAAGGCAGTTAAAGCGACCGGTCGCAAGCAGTTGATCATCGCGGGCGTAGTGACCGATGTCTGCGTGACGTTCCCGACCCTGTCGGCGCTGGCTGAAGGGTTTGAAGTGTTCGTGGTGACCGATGCTTCCGGCACCTTCAACGAAACCGTGCAACAGGCTGCCTGGGCCCGCATGAGCGCTGCCGGTGCGCAACTGGTCAACTGGTTCTCGGTAGCTTGCGAGCTGCAAGTTGACTGGCGCAACGACATGGAAGGCCTGGCGAACCTGCTGTCGCCGCGCATCCCTAACTACCGCAACCTGATGAACAGCTACACGGCACTGACTGCCAAGTAA
- the nfdA gene encoding amidohydrolase encodes MNDDDKNTDQQRRRFLAKGTLLSAAAAILPSFPFAGYAGASQYSAEGTAMNVELILFNGQLHTVDREKPHASAVAISGGRFVAVGSDAEVMALRGSGTQVIDLKKRTVIPGLNDSHLHLIRGGLNYNLELRWEGVPSLADALRMLKDQADRTPTPQWVRVVGGWNEFQFAEKRMPTLEELNQAAPDTPVFVLHLYDRALLNRAALRVAGYTRNTPNPPGGEIVRDSNGDPTGMLVAKPNAMILYSTLAKGPKLPLEYQVNSTRQFMRELNRLGVTSAIDAGGGFQNYPDDYAVIEQLAREKQLTVRIAYNLFTQKPKEELEDFKNWTNTVKLHQGDDFLRHNGAGEMLAFSAADFEDFLEPRPDLPAGMEQDLEPVVRHLVEHRWPFRLHATYDESITRMLDVFEKVNRDIPFNGLPWFFDHCETITPKNIERVRALGGGIAIQDRMAFQGEYFVERYGAKAAEYTPPIKRMLAEGVPVGAGTDATRVSSYNPWTSLYWMVSGRTVGGLELYPEGLSREVALELFTHGSAWFSSEQGKKGMIKVGQLADLVALSADYFSVDEESIKWIESVLTVVDGKVVYGSGDFETLAPPQVPVLPDWSPVVKVPGHWRPNSPLVAQVHQCAGPCTVHSHSHERARLSNVPVSDFQGFWGAFGCSCFAF; translated from the coding sequence ATGAATGACGACGACAAGAACACCGATCAACAACGCCGCCGGTTTCTCGCCAAAGGCACGCTGCTCAGTGCGGCGGCAGCGATCCTTCCTTCTTTTCCCTTCGCTGGCTATGCCGGTGCCTCTCAATACTCTGCCGAAGGAACTGCAATGAATGTCGAACTGATTCTCTTCAATGGCCAGTTACACACGGTTGATCGTGAAAAGCCCCACGCCAGTGCCGTGGCCATCAGTGGTGGCCGCTTCGTCGCGGTGGGCAGCGACGCTGAAGTCATGGCCCTGCGTGGCAGCGGGACACAGGTCATCGACCTGAAAAAACGCACCGTCATCCCTGGCCTCAACGACTCGCACCTGCACCTGATTCGTGGCGGCCTGAACTACAACCTGGAACTGCGCTGGGAAGGCGTGCCGTCACTGGCTGACGCGTTGCGCATGCTCAAGGATCAGGCCGACCGCACACCGACGCCTCAGTGGGTGCGTGTGGTCGGCGGCTGGAACGAGTTCCAGTTTGCCGAAAAACGCATGCCAACTCTGGAAGAACTCAACCAGGCCGCGCCGGACACCCCGGTATTCGTACTGCACTTGTATGACCGCGCCTTGCTCAATCGAGCGGCTCTGCGGGTTGCCGGTTACACCCGCAATACGCCGAACCCGCCGGGTGGCGAGATCGTGCGTGATTCCAATGGCGACCCGACCGGCATGCTGGTCGCCAAGCCCAACGCGATGATCCTGTATTCGACCCTGGCCAAAGGACCGAAGCTGCCCCTGGAATATCAGGTCAACTCCACCCGCCAGTTCATGCGTGAACTGAACCGGCTGGGCGTCACCAGCGCCATCGACGCGGGCGGCGGTTTTCAGAATTACCCGGACGACTACGCGGTGATCGAGCAACTGGCCCGCGAGAAACAACTCACCGTGCGGATTGCCTACAACCTGTTCACCCAGAAGCCCAAGGAAGAACTGGAAGACTTCAAGAACTGGACCAACACCGTCAAGTTGCATCAGGGCGATGACTTCCTGCGTCACAACGGCGCCGGGGAAATGCTGGCGTTTTCCGCCGCCGACTTCGAGGACTTCCTCGAGCCACGCCCGGATCTGCCCGCCGGTATGGAGCAGGATCTGGAACCGGTGGTGCGCCACCTCGTTGAGCATCGCTGGCCGTTCCGCCTGCACGCCACCTATGACGAATCCATCACCCGGATGCTGGATGTCTTCGAGAAGGTCAATCGCGATATCCCGTTCAACGGCCTGCCGTGGTTCTTCGACCACTGCGAGACCATCACGCCGAAAAACATCGAGCGGGTCAGGGCACTGGGCGGTGGTATCGCGATTCAGGACCGGATGGCGTTTCAGGGCGAGTATTTCGTTGAGCGCTACGGCGCCAAAGCGGCCGAATACACCCCGCCGATCAAGCGCATGCTGGCCGAAGGCGTGCCCGTTGGCGCAGGCACCGATGCCACCCGCGTCTCCAGTTACAACCCGTGGACTTCGCTGTACTGGATGGTCAGCGGCCGTACCGTTGGCGGCCTGGAGTTGTACCCCGAAGGCCTGTCCCGTGAGGTGGCCCTCGAGCTGTTCACCCACGGCAGCGCCTGGTTCTCATCCGAGCAGGGCAAGAAAGGCATGATCAAGGTCGGCCAGCTTGCTGACCTGGTGGCGCTCTCGGCTGACTACTTCAGCGTCGACGAGGAATCCATCAAGTGGATCGAGTCGGTGTTGACCGTGGTCGACGGCAAGGTGGTGTACGGCAGCGGTGACTTCGAAACCCTGGCGCCGCCACAGGTTCCGGTTCTGCCGGACTGGTCGCCAGTGGTGAAGGTGCCGGGGCACTGGCGTCCGAACTCGCCACTGGTGGCTCAGGTTCACCAGTGCGCCGGGCCGTGCACGGTGCACTCCCATAGCCATGAACGTGCGCGGCTTTCCAATGTTCCGGTCAGCGATTTCCAGGGTTTCTGGGGCGCGTTTGGCTGTTCCTGTTTCGCATTCTGA
- a CDS encoding putative transporter-like membrane protein: protein MVTTDTLDSQRLSSQSKSVWLHILAGLCASLVSIGLARFAYTPLIPSLIEAHWFSASDVIYLSAANLIGYLVGALAGRPIAARLSNAHALRLMMLVATASFFACAYPLSITWFFAWRLLSGIAGGAIMVLVASTVIPHVPAARKGLASGAIFLGVGLGIAGSGTVVPFLLSLGLQDAWIGLGIVSLVLTVMSSFGWPSASASAAVNPVAAEADQTPAPLNSGVYLLFGQYALMAAGLVPAMVFLVDYVTRGLGLSSHAGAMIWILYGVGAIVGPVIYGLLADRLGARTSIRVVLAVQAVAVALLCSTSHFAVLALLAIVIGSFPPGIVPLALARIHELVPGHHQQQAAWSRATVSFATFQALGGYGYSMIFNANGGHHVMLFVIAAAAIAVALAADFVAGVVARRRTINP, encoded by the coding sequence ATGGTCACCACTGACACCCTTGATTCACAACGCCTCTCTTCCCAGAGCAAAAGCGTCTGGCTGCACATCCTGGCCGGTCTTTGCGCCAGCCTGGTGAGCATCGGCCTGGCGCGCTTTGCCTACACACCCCTGATCCCCTCATTGATTGAAGCCCACTGGTTCTCTGCCTCGGACGTGATTTACCTGAGTGCGGCCAACCTGATCGGCTACCTGGTTGGCGCCCTGGCCGGTCGGCCAATCGCCGCCCGACTGAGCAATGCCCATGCCTTGCGGCTGATGATGCTGGTGGCCACGGCCTCGTTCTTTGCCTGCGCCTATCCGCTGTCCATTACCTGGTTCTTCGCCTGGCGCCTGCTGTCCGGGATCGCCGGAGGCGCGATCATGGTCCTGGTAGCCTCGACCGTCATTCCCCACGTACCCGCCGCGCGCAAAGGGTTGGCCAGTGGCGCCATCTTTCTCGGTGTGGGCCTGGGCATCGCAGGCTCCGGGACGGTGGTGCCGTTTCTGCTGTCCCTTGGTTTGCAGGACGCCTGGATCGGGCTGGGTATCGTGTCACTGGTATTGACCGTGATGAGCTCCTTCGGCTGGCCATCGGCGAGCGCCAGTGCAGCGGTAAACCCGGTAGCCGCGGAGGCCGACCAGACGCCCGCCCCGCTCAACTCAGGGGTTTACCTGCTGTTCGGCCAATACGCGCTAATGGCCGCCGGCCTGGTCCCGGCGATGGTCTTTCTGGTGGACTACGTGACACGCGGCCTGGGCCTGAGCAGCCACGCTGGCGCGATGATCTGGATTCTGTATGGCGTCGGCGCCATCGTTGGCCCGGTCATCTATGGCCTGCTGGCTGACCGACTGGGTGCCCGAACCTCGATCCGGGTGGTGCTGGCCGTTCAGGCCGTGGCGGTGGCATTGCTGTGCAGCACCAGCCACTTTGCGGTGTTGGCCTTGCTGGCCATTGTCATCGGCTCATTCCCACCGGGCATCGTGCCCCTTGCGCTGGCACGAATCCACGAATTGGTCCCTGGCCATCACCAGCAGCAAGCCGCGTGGAGCCGAGCGACAGTGTCTTTCGCGACGTTCCAGGCGCTGGGTGGCTACGGCTATTCGATGATCTTCAATGCCAATGGCGGGCATCATGTGATGTTGTTTGTGATTGCGGCAGCGGCCATTGCCGTCGCCTTGGCGGCGGACTTTGTTGCTGGGGTGGTTGCGCGCCGTCGGACGATAAATCCGTAA
- a CDS encoding antibiotic biosynthesis monooxygenase has protein sequence MSDASSPLSEASVLTQPTFNEVVTLVIKHRIRAGMEADYEAWLRRIVSIAGSYPGHLGVDVIRSKSAGLHLFTCVLRFRSTDAMQRWLDSQQRRELVAEAAPMLADGDQTEVNPHNEFWFTPGSEASAPPPPRWKQACVTFLVICPLTLLIPLLWKPVFALSPVLANYVVSTALVTVTIVLLVCYLMMPAATRLFAPWLNASPSHDPVE, from the coding sequence ATGTCTGATGCAAGCTCGCCATTATCCGAAGCTTCAGTGCTGACACAGCCGACCTTTAACGAGGTCGTGACCCTGGTGATCAAGCACCGGATCCGCGCCGGCATGGAAGCGGATTATGAGGCCTGGTTACGTCGCATCGTTTCGATCGCTGGCAGCTATCCGGGACACCTGGGCGTTGACGTGATCCGCAGCAAATCCGCTGGCCTGCATCTGTTCACCTGTGTACTACGCTTTCGTTCCACCGACGCGATGCAGCGCTGGCTGGACTCGCAGCAGCGCCGCGAGTTGGTGGCGGAGGCCGCGCCCATGCTGGCCGACGGCGACCAGACCGAGGTCAATCCTCACAACGAGTTCTGGTTCACACCGGGCTCGGAAGCGTCCGCGCCGCCGCCCCCGCGCTGGAAGCAGGCGTGCGTGACGTTTCTGGTGATCTGCCCACTGACACTGCTGATCCCGTTGTTGTGGAAACCGGTGTTCGCCCTGAGTCCAGTGCTTGCCAACTATGTAGTCAGTACCGCGCTGGTCACGGTCACCATCGTGCTGCTTGTCTGCTACCTGATGATGCCCGCCGCAACCCGCCTGTTCGCACCCTGGCTGAACGCATCGCCCAGCCATGATCCTGTGGAGTGA